Proteins encoded within one genomic window of Anopheles gambiae chromosome 3, idAnoGambNW_F1_1, whole genome shotgun sequence:
- the LOC4578189 gene encoding SET and MYND domain-containing protein 4, whose translation MHNNFIHSSVGRHSRQVVIKKRILCPHDDMEVSSETGYFHQYAKKFRRTLTAQEVDQFAALTTDRERFAYVNELKWRVVNELPLEQSSPAKGKCLEKALKHKCEGDRALGDGEWAVALKCYNRAYLLLPEENALEKALLLDNRSQVLLQLTKLDQSLADIDRAIGYGYPPDQLATLWERKARIFQTKKDFKSAVECYDKTIHYLQQYPTGLPPEQLAQKLDDLKKLTDTVYYQYKNVQKYLEPPKGTRPFQPHLDGAVLYDSSETEGRFAKAKAALRPNQLILREKPHAAALLQEYSGTHCSDCFERIEVLYCCPHCVDVVFCSERCERNGCESYHRYECGFLGTLWASGATIVSLLALRIITQKPCAYFEEIRHELPELSASMTDKLPDDDYRKIFNLVTHSDKRTPEDNLVWTLMATMLNTVLRMANYSAAGEENNFLGYLLLHNLQVVNYNAHDVSEVQRKHANEPALSVAVGAALYPLLALFNHSCDPGIVRYFTGTTVHVRTIKNIAAGALIAENYGPLYTRMARSERRQSLATNYKFECGCEACAADWPTCANMNHAVIRFRCTGPDACHRPVLYDLHSSSQGVRCGACGHIVDVGERIRILREANMISRFNEANHLYQVGMYEQALAKYAAIMLIMDEVLVPPYRDYHMCQQGMRRCCLDMGSCYVSYPASEK comes from the exons ATGCACAacaatttcattcattcatccgTTGGTCGTCATTCCCGACAGGTGGTTATTAAAAAGCGAATCCTGTGCCCGCACGACGACATGGAGGTTAGCAGCGAGACAGGATACTTTCACCAGTACGCTAAGAAGTTTCGCCGCACGCTGACGGCGCAGGAGGTGGACCAGTTTGCGGCACTGACAACGGATCGGGAGCGGTTTGCGTACGTGAACGAGCTGAAGTGGCGCGTCGTGAATGAATTACCCCTCGAGCAGTCATCGCCGGCGAAGGGGAAATGTTTGGAAAAAGCGCTCAAACACAAGTGCGAAGGTGATCGGGCGCTGGGTGATGGGGAGTGGGCGGTCGCGTTAAAGTGCTACAATCGAGCTTATTTGCTTTTGCCGGAAGAAAATG CACTCGAGAAAGCGCTCCTGCTGGACAACCGGTCCCAGGTGCTACTGCAACTCACCAAACTCGACCAATCGCTGGCGGATATCGATCGTGCCATCGGCTACGGCTACCCGCCAGACCAGCTGGCTACGCTCTGGGAGCGCAAAGCTCGTATCTTTCAAACGAAAAAAGATTTCAAATCCGCCGTCGAGTGTTACGACAAAACGATCCACTATCTGCAGCAATACCCCACCGGCCTACCGCCCGAGCAGCTGGCCCAAAAGCTGGACGACCTGAAAAAGCTCACCGACACGGTGTACTACCAGTACAAGAACGTCCAGAAGTACCTGGAACCGCCCAAGGGAACGAGACCATTTCAACCGCACCTCGATGGAGCGGTACTGTACGATAGCAGCGAGACGGAAGGTCGTTTCGCCAAAGCCAAAGCAGCGCTGCGTCCGAATCAACTGATACTGCGCGAAAAACCACACGCCGCTGCACTGTTGCAGGAGTACAGCGGGACGCACTGTAGCGATTGTTTCGAACGGATCGAGGTGCTGTACTGCTGTCCGCACTGTGTCGACGTCGTGTTCTGCTCGGAGCGTTGTGAGAGGAATGGCTGCGAGAGCTACCATCGGTACGAGTGTGGCTTTTTGGGTACGCTGTGGGCCTCCGGTGCAACGATTGTGAGCCTGCTGGCACTGCGCATTATCACCCAGAAGCCGTGTGCTTACTTTGAGGAGATCCGTCACGAGTTGCCAGAATTGAGCGCAAGCATGACTGATAA ACTTCCAGATGATGACTACAGGAAGATCTTCAACCTGGTCACACACTCGGACAAGCGTACGCCCGAGGACAATCTCGTGTGGACACTGATGGCAACCATGCTCAACACCGTCCTCCGGATGGCAAACTACAGTGCAGCGGGGGAGGAAAATAA CTTTCTAGGttatctgctgctgcacaaccTGCAGGTGGTCAACTACAATGCGCACGACGTTTCCGAGGTGCAGCGCAAGCATGCGAACGAGCCGGCCCTATCGGTCGCCGTCGGGGCAGCTCTCTATCCGCTGCTGGCCCTCTTCAATCACTCCTGCGATCCCGGCATTGTACG GTACTTCACCGGCACGACGGTGCACGTACGGACGATTAAGAACATCGCTGCCGGTGCGCTCATCGCGGAAAACTATGGACCACTTTACACGCGAATGGCCCGCTCGGAGCGTCGCCAATCGTTGGCCACCAATTACAAGTTCGAGTGTGGCTGCGAGGCCTGCGCCGCCGATTGGCCGACCTGTGCGAACATGAACCATGCGGTGATACGGTTTCGGTGTACGGGGCCGGACGCTTGCCATCGCCCGGTACTGTACGATTTGCACTCCAGCAGCCAGGGTGTGCGGTGTGGTGCCTGCGGACACATtgtggatgttggcgagcgcATCCGAATACTGCGG GAAGCAAACATGATCAGCCGCTTCAACGAGGCGAACCATCTCTATCAGGTCGGCATGTACGAGCAGGCACTGGCAAAGTATGCGGCGATTATGCTGATCATGGATGAGGTGCTGGTACCACCGTACCGCGACTATCACATGTGCCAGCAGGGCATGCGCCGCTGCTGTCTGGATATGGGCAGCTGTTACGTGTCCTACCCGGCCAGCGAAAAGTAA